A stretch of the Papaver somniferum cultivar HN1 chromosome 6, ASM357369v1, whole genome shotgun sequence genome encodes the following:
- the LOC113288487 gene encoding probable pectin methylesterase CGR3: MSRRPVNPARRFADGASTPFGGSLHHKSRSSSLLPIGLVVVGALLFIGYYYSGSGGGSNDAEVVSKLEGELSCTSELRSIIPILKKAYGDTMHKVLHVGPDSCSVVTALLKEEDTEAWGVEPYDIEEVDAPCKSLIRKGVVRVADIKFPLPYRPKSFNLVIASDALDYLSPKYLNKTLPELARVASDGLIIFAGYPGKQKAKAGEQSKFGRPAKLRSSSWWIRYFVQTGLEENESIIKKFEQAAEKKGFKPSCQIFHLSS; encoded by the exons ATGTCAAGGAGGCCAGTGAATCCCGCACGGCGCTTTGCAGACGGTGCTAGTACTCCATTTGGAGGCTCTTTGCATCATAAGTCACGCTCTTCCTCTTTACTACCCATTGGCCTTGTGGTTGTG GGTGCGCTTCTTTTTATTGGTTACTATTACAGTGGTTCAG GTGGAGGTAGTAATGATGCAGAAGTTGTCAGTAAGCTTGAAG GTGAACTTTCGTGTACATCTGAACTTCGAAGCATAATACCTATCCTGAAGAAGGCTTATGGTGATACCATGCATAAAGTCTTGCATGTAGGCCCCGACTCTTGCTCCGTGGTTACTGCATTGTTGAAAGAAGAGGATACCGAAGCCTGGGGTGTGGAACCATATGACATAGAGGAAGTTGATGCTCCCTGCAAGAGTCTCATTCGCAAGGGAGTTGTACGTGTTGCTGATATCAAGTTTCCACTGCCATATAGACCAAAGTCATTTAATCTTGTTATTGCCTCGGATGCACTAGATTACTTGTCCCCAAAGTACCTTAACAAGACTCTGCCTGAGTTGGCGAGGGTAGCAAGTGATGGCCTTATTATATTTGCTG GGTATCCTGGTAAGCAAAAAGCTAAAGCTGGAGAGCAATCAAAGTTTGGAAGACCG GCCAAATTGAGAAGCTCGTCCTGGTGGATTCGGTATTTTGTCCAAACTGGCTTAGAAGAGAATGAATCTATCATTAAGAAGTTTGAGCAGGCTGCAGAAAAGAAGGGATTCAAACCTAGCTGCCAAATTTTCCATCTCAGCTCGTAA
- the LOC113291154 gene encoding uncharacterized protein LOC113291154 — MKKTTEVNEEEHELEIHKAVAQAWHGRSGNSKPIIEFEAYRDRYKCRPTRFRREAMNKLSSSKESGAAAHNNWDFGQSLWDSYEIVNLSKRLETGLMLETSINHATLEDMRPKSSYNKRRRESKNSLRNLLHRMSSSKRFGDADIPHEEDDHDQF, encoded by the coding sequence ATGAAGAAAACAACAGAGGtgaatgaagaagaacatgaactTGAAATACACAAGGCTGTGGCACAAGCTTGGCATGGCCGTTCAGGAAATTCTAAACCCATCATAGAATTCGAAGCCTATCGAGACCGCTACAAGTGCAGACCCACTCGGTTCAGGCGCGAAGCGATGAACAAGTTGTCATCCTCCAAGGAGTCTGGGGCAGCTGCTCATAACAATTGGGATTTCGGGCAATCATTATGGGACTCTTACGAGATTGTGAACTTATCAAAGCGGCTAGAGACTGGACTCATGTTAGAAACATCAATAAATCATGCGACATTGGAAGATATGCGTCCGAAGTCGTCGTATAATAAGAGACGAAGAGAGAGTAAGAATAGTTTGAGAAATCTACTTCATCGAATGTCTTCTTCGAAAAGATTTGGTGATGCAGATATCCCACATGAAGAAGATGATCATGATCAATTTTGA
- the LOC113288488 gene encoding GTP-binding protein At3g49725, chloroplastic-like, with translation MFRTISLLRRALPQTLTASSSFSSPNQHFVSQIHRISSDYSQSKPPSLSFHSSPLSSRQRNVNPDKDCGYSDSKESKGPPKLFVVQPRVRPDAVLNSKLSEALNLAQSLEEQQRDGDLGTESGNKEVPPHVIVQNPASRATKKHADKYFGQGTVDTVKCHLNALKDDLDAVFVNAVLTAGQQRNLERAWGMPVLDRVGLIIEIFNAHANTKEAKLQAELAALMYKKTRLVRIRAADGRFTFGAGGEAEVVSARGRGSGGQGFISGAGETELQLQRRRILERRNRLLTEIEEVRRTRALQRASRKRRGGTEGQGLATVAIVGYTNAGKSTLVSALSETDLLFATVDPQIKNVVLPSGKKVLLSDTVGFISDLPVQLVEAFHATLEEVTEAELLVHVIDSSALNVEDQRSSVLQVLQQIGVSDAKLQNMIEVWNKVDLRKEEDNKDKFVEDGEIDEEEFEEGEQEFKEYVELSSEEALKEDDQEDNREAELLEEKNTVSVNQGDDDFLEEWETGGEDEPESNYEGLNSSSMGDEQSEYLPSPTKRDSHLELLNIQRLETSAVMGVGLQELLIAIDNRFDTQGVVESRNDDCFNRKWRPPQAAHSDAC, from the exons ATGTTCAGAACCATTTCTCTGTTACGAAGAGCTCTACCTCAAACCCTTACTGCCTCCTCATCATTTTCATCTCCGAATCAACATTTTGTCTCTCAAATTCACAGAATTTCATCAGATTATTCACAATCAAAACCTCCATCACTCTCATTTCATTCATCTCCATTATCTTCTCGACAGAGAAATGTAAACCCAGATAAAGATTGTGGGTATTCAGACAGCAAAGAATCTAAAGGTCCGCCCAAACTGTTTGTGGTTCAACCTCGTGTTCGTCCTGATGCTGTTTTAAATTCCAAACTTTCTGAAGCTTTGAATCTTGCTCAGTCGTTAGAGGAACAACAAAGAGATGGAGATTTGGGAACTGAATCCGGTAATAAAGAAGTTCCTCCTCATGTTATTGTCCAAAATCCAGCTTCTAGAGCTACTAAAAAACACGCAG ATAAGTATTTTGGACAAGGAACTGTGGATACAGTGAAGTGCCATCTTAATGCATTGAAG GATGATTTGGATGCGGTGTTTGTAAATGCAGTTCTTACGGCCGGTCAACAGAGAAATTTAGAG AGGGCTTGGGGGATGCCTGTTTTGGATCGTGTGGGACTTATTATAGAGATATTTAATGCTCATGCCAATACAAAAGAAGCTAAGCTACAG GCTGAGTTAGCTGCACTAATGTACAAGAAAACTAGGCTTGTCCGTATACGTGCTGCTGATGGACGATTTACTTTTGGAGCAGGTGGAGAAGCCGAAGTTGTTAGTGCTCGTGG GAGAGGAAGTGGGGGTCAAGGATTTATTAGCGGTGCTGGAGAAACTGAGCTCCAGCTTCAACGGCGCAG AATTCTAGAAAGAAGAAATCGTTTATTAACAGAAATTGAAGAGGTCCGTCGAACTCGGGCTCTGCAACGAGCTTCACGCAAGAGACGTGGAGGTACAGAAGGTCAAGGTCTAGCAACTGTTGCTATTGTTGGATACACAAATGCT GGAAAGTCTACTTTAGTTAGCGCACTTTCTGAGACTGACCT GCTATTTGCAACAGTGGATCCTCAAATAAAGAATGTAGTTCTTCCATCAGG GAAGAAAGTGCTACTGAGTGATACTGTTGGGTTCATCTCAGATTTACCTGTGCAG TTAGTGGAGGCTTTTCATGCAACCCTAGAAGAAGTGACTGAAGCTGAACTCCTAGTG CATGTAATAGATTCTAGTGCCCTTAATGTGGAAGATCAGCGGTCAAGTGTATTGCAAGTGCTACAACAGATTGGGGTCTCTGATGCTAAACTTCAAAATATGATTGAAGTTTGGAATAAA GTGGATCTCCGAAAAGAGGAAGACAATAAGGATAAATTTGTAGAGGATggtgaaattgatgaagaagaatttgagGAGGGTGAGCAAGAATTCAAGGAGTATGTTGAACTATCGTCCGAAGAGGCTCTTAAAGAGGATGACCAAGAAGATAACCGTGAAGCTGAGCTATTGGAAGAAAAGAATACAGTGTCTGTGAACCAAGGAGATGACGATTTCTTAGAGGAATGGGAGACTGGGggtgaagatgaaccagaaagTAATTATGAAGGTTTGAACAGCAGTAGCATGGGTGACGAACAAAGTGAGTATTTGCCTAGCCCAACAAAAAGAGACTCACATTTGGAGCTTCTGAATATTCAGCGGTTAGAAACATCTGCTGTGATGGGAGTTGGATTGCAAGAGTTATTAATCGCCATCGACaatagatttgatacccaaggagtGGTTGAAAGCAGGAATGACGATTGCTTCAACCGTAAATGGAGACCTCCTCAGGCAGCTCATAGCGATGCATGCTAG